A window of the Lactuca sativa cultivar Salinas chromosome 5, Lsat_Salinas_v11, whole genome shotgun sequence genome harbors these coding sequences:
- the LOC111877966 gene encoding uncharacterized protein LOC111877966, producing MKIQILARAYALTIEVGMHEPILEIKRKIEHFLGVPISSQTLSVCDWELLDGLDLEDYPIVNEGTQIDLTINHMLSLENHRQIQIIVKFSSRKHNIEVDRTETVGSLKEKIHIIDGTPIKQMTLFFSGVEMEEDFRNLSDYGVVEFSEIIVFLKTMSRLVAEPPSRKLGFVVQTSSALLDSTCIPLEMKDSSTVNELRELLLSRKLLPTDDYIFIHKQRIMRGNCSLRWHGVENGDYLYVFKGTISRG from the coding sequence ATGAAAATCCAAATTTTAGCTCGAGCATATGCATTGACCATCGAAGTTGGTATGCACGAACCCATTCTCGAAATCAAGAGGAAAATTGAACATTTTCTTGGTGTTCCTATATCTTCACAAACTCTTAGTGTATGTGATTGGGAACTACTCGACGGGCTTGATCTAGAGGATTATCCAATCGTTAATGAAGGTACACAAATTGATCTCACGATCAATCATATGCTATCTTTAGAAAACCATAGACAAATCCAAATTATAGTTAAGTTTTCATCGAGAAAGCACAACATAGAGGTTGATAGAACAGAAACTGTAGGAAGTCTAAAAGAAAAGATTCATATTATCGATGGGACGCCAATTAAGCAAATGACACTTTTCTTTTCAGGAGTGGAGATGGAAGAGGATTTTCGCAATTTGAGTGACTATGGTGTTGTTGAATTCTCTGAAATCATTGTATTTCTGAAGACCATGAGCCGATTAGTGGCTGAGCCTCCTTCTCGTAAGCTTGGCTTTGTTGTTCAAACTTCCTCGGCTCTCCTTGACTCGACCTGTATCCCATTAGAAATGAAGGATTCAAGCACGGTGAATGAATTAAGGGAATTACTATTGTCTAGGAAATTACTACCAACTGACGACTACATATTTATTCATAAACAAAGGATCATGCGCGGAAATTGTAGCCTCCGCTGGCATGGAGTTGAAAATGGTGATTATCTTTACGTATTCAAAGGGACTATTAGTCGTGGGTAA